From a single Miscanthus floridulus cultivar M001 chromosome 8, ASM1932011v1, whole genome shotgun sequence genomic region:
- the LOC136471270 gene encoding uncharacterized protein produces the protein MAWWRARVVAPARRAWLAVVAARVRRRKGRTERAAGIVDLHRDVETCGYHDVQVMWDMLGLDTGPPSSAPERRKRSPFWTWTPSFLHFGSSRRTGTGTAAAR, from the exons ATGGCGTGGTGGCGCGCGCGGGTCGTCGCGCCGGCGCGGCGCGCCTGGCTCGCCGTCGTCGCCGCGCGCGTGCGCCGCCGCAAGGGCCGCACTG AGCGCGCAGCAGGAATCGTGGACCTCCACAGGGACGTGGAGACCTGCGGGTACCACGACGTCCAGGTGATGTGGGACATGCTGGGCCTGGACACCGGGCCGCCTAGCAGCGCGCCGGAGCGCCGGAAGCGGTCGCCGTTCTGGACCTGGACGCCGTCGTTCTTGCACTTCGGATCGTCGCGCCGCAccggcacgggcacggccgcCGCGCGGTGA
- the LOC136471271 gene encoding ribosomal RNA small subunit methyltransferase-like: MAGGKIQKKRQGAAGGAGGGGARLQGGIPFEKSKGQHILKNPALVDSIVAKAGLKPTDTVLEIGPGTGNLTKRLLEAGVKAVVAVELDPRMVLELNRRFQGHPLSSRLKVIQGDVLKCDLPYFDICVANIPYQISSPLTFKLLSHRPIFRCAVIMFQREFAMRLVAQPGDTLYCRLSVNVQLLSRVSHLLKVGRNNFRPPPKVDSSVVRIEPRKPLPPVSFKEWDGLVRICFNRKNKTLGSLFKQKRVLELLEKNYKTMQSLQRTQDADMGEEKMSADDVALLANMVEDLNMETGDEKEDDEMEMDDGDMAGDGAGSFKEKIMGILQQGDFAEKRGSKLSQVDFLYLLSLFNKAGIHFS, encoded by the exons ATGGCGGGGGGCAAGATCCAGAAGAAACGCCAAGGCGCGGCGGGAGGCGCCGGCGGAGGGGGCGCCCGGCTGCAGGGCGGTATCCCGTTCGAGAAGTCCAAGGGGCAGCACATCCTGAAGAACCCGGCGCTGGTGGACTCCATCGTCGCCAAGGCCGGGCTCAAGCCCACCGACACCGTCCTCGAGATAGGGCCGGGCACAGGAAACCTCACCAAGCGCCTCCTCGAGGCCGGGGTCAAGGCCGTCGTCGCCGTCGAGCTCGACCCGCGTATGGTGCTCGAGCTCAACCGGCGGTTCCAGGGGCACCCGCTCTCCTCGCGCCTCAAG GTTATCCAAGGAGATGTCCTCAAATGTGATCTCCCATACTTTGATATTTGTGTGGCGAACATCCCGTACCAGATCTCATCTCCCCTTACTTTCAAGCTTCTGTCACACCGTCCAATCTTTAGGTGTGCTGTGATTATGTTTCAACGTGAATTTGCCATGAGACTTGTGGCACAGCCAGGAGATACCCTCTACTGTCGTCTCTCGGTGAATGTGCAGCTCCTGTCACGAGTGTCGCATCTCCTAAAGGTTGGGAGGAACAACTTTAGGCCTCCACCCAAAGTTGATTCATCAGTTGTGCGAATCGAGCCCAGGAAGCCCCTCCCTCCTGTCAGCTTCAAGGAGTGGGATGGGCTTGTGAGGATTTGTTTCAACCGGAAGAACAAGACCCTGGGCTCCCTCTTTAAACAGAAGCGTGTTCTTGAATTGCTAGAGAAGAACTACAAGACTATGCAGTCTCTCCAACGTACGCAAGATGCAGACATGGGCGAGGAGAAGATGTCTGCGGACGACGTCGCGTTGCTGGCTAATATGGTTGAAGATCTGAACATGGAGACTGGCGATGAGAaggaagatgatgaaatggaaatGGATGACGGAGACATGGCTGGAGATGGTGCTGGAAGCTTTAAAGAAAAGATTATGGGTATATTGCAGCAGGGCGATTTTGCAGAAAAGAGAGGTTCCAAGCTGAGCCAAGTTGATTTCTTATACCTGCTGTCTCTCTTCAACAAAGCTGGTATACATTTCTCGTGA